The proteins below are encoded in one region of Effusibacillus dendaii:
- a CDS encoding small, acid-soluble spore protein, alpha/beta type, with amino-acid sequence MARRRGIMSEQLKIELAKELGFYDTVQREGWESIRAKDAGNMVKRAIEIAEQTLANQTR; translated from the coding sequence ATGGCACGACGTCGAGGCATCATGTCGGAACAGTTGAAAATTGAATTGGCGAAAGAACTGGGGTTTTATGACACTGTTCAGCGTGAAGGATGGGAAAGTATCCGCGCCAAAGACGCCGGAAATATGGTCAAACGAGCAATTGAAATTGCGGAACAAACATTGGCCAATCAGACCCGATAG
- the veg gene encoding biofilm formation stimulator Veg, whose protein sequence is MATKNPLNEIKRNLDGYIGEKILLRANGGRRKTIERMGVLEETYPSVFVVKLENTGNSFKRVSYSYADILTETVELTVCKDDQEHIRVMYVEG, encoded by the coding sequence ATGGCGACGAAAAATCCTCTAAACGAGATCAAACGGAATTTGGATGGCTATATCGGTGAAAAGATCTTGTTGCGGGCGAACGGAGGTCGTCGCAAGACGATTGAACGGATGGGAGTTCTGGAAGAAACTTATCCGTCAGTATTCGTTGTTAAGCTTGAAAACACAGGCAACTCTTTTAAACGTGTGTCTTACAGTTATGCAGATATCCTTACGGAAACGGTCGAACTGACTGTTTGCAAGGATGATCAGGAACATATTCGAGTCATGTATGTCGAAGGTTAA
- the yabG gene encoding sporulation peptidase YabG: MWKIGDLVARKSYQKDVFFIIIDADAARRVATLKGLEVRLLADAPYDDLETVSRHDWETHILQYSRLEANSLSLIRKRRVFEREKHMLRSGVKLAAGNHFYERPGRVLHLDGDSSYLNKCMLFYEELGLQANGHHVSESRMADVLPRFLEMYHPDILIITGHDGLIGKGQHPDNVYSYRNTENFIRAVQAARKYERSLDELVIFAGACQSHYEAILESGANFASSPKRILIHALDPVLVAEKVAFTPINQTINIYDVVQSTITGTDGLGGLESRGKYRLGLPKSLS; encoded by the coding sequence ATGTGGAAGATTGGGGACCTGGTTGCCCGCAAATCCTACCAAAAAGACGTTTTTTTTATCATAATTGACGCGGATGCCGCAAGACGGGTAGCAACTCTTAAGGGCTTGGAGGTACGTCTTCTGGCAGACGCTCCCTATGATGACCTTGAAACGGTCAGCCGACACGATTGGGAAACGCATATTCTTCAGTATTCGAGACTGGAAGCGAACAGTTTGAGTCTGATTCGCAAGCGGCGCGTTTTTGAAAGGGAGAAACACATGCTGCGCTCCGGTGTAAAATTGGCAGCGGGCAACCATTTTTATGAGCGGCCAGGGCGTGTCCTTCATCTCGACGGGGACAGCAGTTATTTGAATAAATGTATGCTTTTTTACGAAGAATTGGGTTTGCAGGCGAACGGACATCATGTAAGTGAATCAAGAATGGCGGACGTCTTGCCGCGTTTCTTGGAAATGTACCATCCGGATATCCTGATTATTACGGGGCATGACGGATTGATTGGCAAAGGGCAGCATCCGGACAATGTTTACAGCTACAGAAACACTGAAAATTTCATCAGAGCTGTGCAAGCTGCACGGAAGTATGAGAGGAGCCTGGATGAATTAGTGATTTTTGCCGGAGCTTGCCAATCGCATTATGAAGCGATCTTGGAATCCGGTGCAAATTTTGCCTCTTCCCCGAAACGGATTTTGATTCATGCGCTTGATCCTGTACTGGTAGCCGAAAAGGTCGCCTTCACGCCGATTAACCAAACGATTAATATTTATGATGTGGTCCAGTCCACAATAACCGGAACCGACGGCCTGGGAGGGTTGGAATCCAGGGGGAAATATCGGCTTGGGTTGCCTAAATCCTTGTCCTAA
- a CDS encoding DHH family phosphoesterase: MNSFSEAMSKIRGCNNLILCHDQADSDAIGAAYALSQLIGGDVGVPVEVANHAEHLIERLSMTVIHRPNVTDYTNVVVVDTAHSTQLCDSVPEKFFVIDHHPNNHLLEKAEVALYDTVSSTSQLVYRVIQDLHQPIDRQMAMALCAGILTDTIHFHRGDPEAFQVFGALLQAGGLTHEEILDLYIMQDTDDREAILDAALAANKQTIAGYHIVTAEIASNIPTYGARALFDLGADVSIVGYRSDREVEVRMYIRKTLCDHHAIQAIDLFRNTPSMKKGKTWGYGLFAGFRSSKVELGIIFKDLRKVLDERLTR, from the coding sequence ATGAATTCGTTTTCGGAAGCGATGTCAAAGATTCGGGGCTGTAACAACCTGATTCTTTGCCATGACCAAGCGGACAGTGATGCAATTGGAGCCGCTTACGCGTTGTCACAATTAATCGGTGGAGATGTGGGTGTACCTGTAGAGGTGGCTAATCATGCGGAGCATCTCATAGAACGGCTGTCTATGACAGTAATTCATCGCCCAAACGTAACCGATTATACGAATGTGGTTGTGGTGGATACAGCCCATTCGACCCAATTGTGTGACTCGGTACCGGAAAAGTTTTTTGTCATCGATCATCATCCGAACAACCACTTGCTGGAAAAAGCAGAGGTTGCTCTTTATGATACCGTTTCATCAACAAGTCAATTGGTTTATCGGGTGATTCAGGATTTGCATCAGCCGATCGACAGGCAAATGGCGATGGCGCTGTGCGCGGGGATTCTGACCGACACGATCCACTTCCATAGAGGGGACCCGGAAGCATTTCAAGTATTTGGGGCTCTGCTGCAAGCTGGCGGGCTTACTCATGAAGAAATACTCGATTTGTATATTATGCAGGACACGGATGACCGTGAAGCCATTCTGGATGCGGCGTTGGCTGCGAACAAACAAACAATAGCCGGTTATCATATTGTGACAGCGGAGATCGCGTCCAACATCCCGACTTATGGGGCAAGAGCCCTGTTTGATTTGGGGGCGGATGTGAGTATCGTCGGATACCGTTCTGACCGAGAGGTTGAGGTTCGCATGTACATTCGAAAGACTTTATGCGATCACCATGCGATTCAAGCGATTGATCTGTTTCGTAACACTCCTTCTATGAAAAAAGGAAAAACATGGGGATACGGCCTGTTTGCCGGTTTTCGAAGTTCGAAAGTGGAACTGGGGATTATTTTTAAGGATCTGCGGAAAGTGTTGGACGAACGCCTAACACGGTAA